One Carassius auratus strain Wakin unplaced genomic scaffold, ASM336829v1 scaf_tig00216397, whole genome shotgun sequence genomic window, CGTTGCAGTCTGTACTTTACTTACATTTGTGACAGCTTAGTCACATACTGCAAGACACGTTAGGAAATATGATCCGTAGAAACCGTAGAAGTGCAACCTGACACATACAAGTAAGAACACCTTTTAACCTAGACCTTCCCTTTTATTATACTAACAGATAGACATGAAATTCCCTACATTCCCATCTCTTCTTTATCTTTGTACACATTCATTCCAGACATCCCTCTTTTTCTTTGTTCATTCTGCCTGATTACATATTTACTTTATGCATTCTAtgaattattgaaatatgttGCATGTGCATGCCTGCTGATACCAAAAGaatgttttgatgataaatgtgaATGGCTGGCACCAACAGTAAGGGAACCTTTCAAAACAATAGAGAACTTTAACTTATTAATGTTGCTCATTAATCTAATCTTGTAGATTAGATCTGTTGTCTTTTAGAAATATACTAATTTCttataatcaaatattttaaatggccAAAGTGCACATGCTTCGTCTGGGATTTTTATAAAGTAGCTGAGGGTGACAGactcaaaattaaacatttatgtattttaaacattacaatgtacatttacataaatgaTGTACATAAATGATGTACACTGATGTATCTCAGTTTTGGTGTTTGCATAGGTGctgcattttttactttatagTTCAGAGGGTTGTGGTTTATTTTATTAGAAGGTCAGCACTATAATGTATGATAGTCTAATTTCTTGATTTtgacatttgacttttttttgtgtgtgtgtgtaaaagacagATTTGCTAAATGCAGCTATATGAACTGTAGCTGGACAAAATCAGTATACAAAATGGACAATCTTACAGAGTTCAGTGAGGAAAGTATGATTATAGTTTGAGCAACCGTCACTCAAACTGGTTACATCTGGTGAGAAAAGAGGCTTAAGCTTGTCTGACCATTTACTCATCCCAGTAAGGAGGGGGCAGGGTATGAAGATAAACTGGCCTAAGGAATTATTATAGCTAAATACTGAATAGATTTTTCTTGAAATATTTGTCAAAATGTTATCTTATTTCCAAAGACAAACAGATATAATTAAAGAAAGTTGTTTCACAAGATATAAAGATTCTCTCCTCTGTCAAAACTATCCATATGTTGTATACACACAGATCATATCCCATTATGTACCGAGATCCCGCCTCCTAAATCCTCCCCCTGCTGCTCAGAGACACAGACATAATCTTCCATCTTTCATAGAGGAAAGACAAACAGATTGTTCAGAGTCTGGAGCTTGTGAGGAGGACGGGATAATTGAACACACTACTGGATTCTGTATTTCTACCAAactgaaacagaaaagaaaagcagCAAAGGGAGGATTACTCAGAGGCAGATGATGATATGGAAGCAGTGATCTGATCAATCCTCTAAATCACCTatacacagttttttttacttGGATTTTAACCATGGGACCATATGAGGCAGGATTGCAGAAGAGAAGCCGAACCAAAAGTTGTGGGGAATATCAGCACTCCAGCGTAAGTAACGGAATATAAACAGGTGCTCATTGCTGGTAGGTGCTCTATACCAATTTATGTAGCCTATTTCATTTACATAACAAAAGTTACCATGCCATAATATTTCTTCCATTAAGCAATATGGCActggtttgtttttttaacatcaCATAGGTTTACCAGATTCAACAGAAAAACAGCATGTCTGGTGCACAGCGAGTATTTACCAGGGTTTAGCCTCAGCATTAAGCTCCATCATGAAGATTAACAAaacaaattcagtaaaaaaaataataataaaaaagtggatttcaaataaaagcaaaaggagattaaataaaacaatctaGAGTGGAGAGTGTTAATAAAATTAGTGCAATGTTGAAAAAGGCACATAAAATAGCTCAGATAAGGAGCAGCAGAAGTCCCAATCAATACAAGAGAGCACTGAATTATTTATACACACAGCTGTACTGTGATTTTGCAGATAACACATTTTAAACTTCAGAAGTTAAGttggcaaaaaaagaaagaaaatggaataaaataaaatgatgacataaataatcatttaaaatattttttataccaAATCCATAGCCTTGTGGGCAGTGCTCAAATATACTGTAAGTTTGGGTTCTTATACCTGTCCTGTTCTCCTCTCTCAGCGCTTCCTGTCTCTGCTTAGCCTATCAAAATAAAGGCAGgcaaaatggtttaaaaaaaatgtaaaagaaaaacaataataataaacataacttttatagaagtatttaaaacaataaaaagtaaatgaatcTAGAAAAAAAcggaaaacaaatatttaaaggaGGGGCGTAAAGGTTTTTACAACAAATGCAATATCATCAACCATAACCATATATATAatcttaaatgaataataaaaataaaaaacaataaaagtaaatgaatCAATTtagaaaataactgaaaaaatttATATAACGGGGCAACTAAATGACAACAAATGCAATATCATCAACACATGCAAATATACATTGTGCTACAGTATGCATTAATTGATGAAGCTTCATGAACTCTTTCCAATAAAAActgaacaaatataaaattttataaaaatataatcaacAAATGATGATCGTAATCATAACTGATAAATGAGAATTGTGCTGTTAAACCAAATATCAGCATGGCTGTGATCACCTGTGTTTTTATCTTATTCTCTTTTGTTATATTACATTACTCTCTGTTATTTTTTCTCTAGAAGACTTTCTCTCAGCGCAGACAGTCAGCACCTTCTGTTATTCTCAGCAAAGCCCTTACAAAGTCAAAATCTGTTGCAAGGTATGAGTTTTGAAAACTAaaactgtgtgtatttatttaatgatgcattctgtaaacatactgtaaatatcAGACTGCATGGCCTTTAGATTACTTTAAAGTCTGTTTCAGGCTCAGTGAGCAGTTTGTTACCTACTTCTGTCTCAATGTCACAGCCAGTGCTTGCGTGCATCTCCTTTTCACTGAAAGGAGAGAATGAAGAGATGCCGTAGAACCAGCTTGTGTGGTCTCAGCATCTAGCATCTAGCATCTGCacgtgtttgagtgtgtgaaaGAGTGACAGAGAAACAAAGTTGTCTGCCTTCAGACAGGCTGACTGAAGAGTATGTGCTCTTTCTGAAATTTTCAGCTATAACATTGGAGCTAGTTTATTAATAAAGCACGTGAAAGAGCACTTAAGTCAGAAGCTTTGATTGATCACAGATGGATTGATTGGACGTGTTTCATATGCAAACATCTAGGGGAAAATGCCTGGCTTGGGGaaactttgtattttatatatgatttttaatgttGTATCCTTTTCCCTCATGTGTGTGTCAGGGATTGCACATCTCAGGTTAGCCAGGACATTTTTGCCCTGATCCAGTCTCTGCTCAGCCCAACCAGGAAACTCATTTGCCAAGGAAATGTGGTGCTGCAGACAGGCCTTCAAAACCAGGACAGATTCCTGATCCTCTTCAATGATCTTCTCATCATCACCAAGGCCAAGTATGGATGAGGAAATGCACTGAGAAGAACTCAAATACATAAAAGTCATCCAAATATTGAAGTGCACATACATTTAGAAATTTGGgatcagtaatttttttatgtttttaaaaaagtctcctatgctcaaacaaggctgcatttactggatcagtaaaatgattaataataattaaatattagaataatattagaatttaaaataactgtttcagatattttaaaatgcaatttaatatccagtaatatgctgatttcttattattatcaatactgaaaaaGAGTTATTTAAACTCTTATTAATTTTGTGCAAACTGTGATACAGGATTTTTCCATCCATAagtagttcaaaagtttatttgacaacatttatttgaaataggattTTGCTGTAAATGTCTTTGTGGTcactttaattaatcaaatttacATGTCTTTtcttaataaatgtattcaattaaataaataaacaaacaaacacaattaacCCACATTTCAAAATGGTTGTATGGAGCTACAAAGTTAAAGTTGTAAGATGGTATAGTTATAATAATTTGGTCTTCGAataatttgagattttttttttcttcaggtcaGTAATGCAGGTGAAGCAGAAGAAGTGTGTGCGTGTTAGTGAGATGTGGACAGCCAGCTGTGTGGATGAGGTGTGTGAGGCCAGTACTGCTTCAGAGAGAAGCTTCGTCATGGGCTGGCCAACTTACAACTGTGTGGCTACTtttaggtacacacacacacacacacacaaacacacacacacacacacagaggtacAGCAGGCCTATATATAGCCATTTTAAGCAGACCCATTGATTTCctccttatgtgtgtgtgtgtgtgtgtgtgtgtgtgtgtgtgtgtgtgtgtgtgtgtgtgtgtgtgtgtgtgtgtgtgggtgtgtgtgtgtgcgtgtgtgtgggtgtgtgtgtgtgcgtgtgtgcgcacAGCACTTCAGAAGAGAAAGACAGGTGGCTGCCTCTCATTGAAAGGTCAGTTCTTCTATTTTTACAAAAAgcacaataaagaaataaacccTCGTACCTAAATTTTTGTTCTCCTTCTTTTCAATTAGTTGCatacaagaagaaaaaaagagtgatgATCCAAAGATGATTCCACTCAAGATATTTGCAAAGGATGTTGGGAACTGTGCCTATGTGAGAACTGATTATTTTGTGATTATAAAATTATGTACTGTCGCtttgatgtaaatgtaaatgaatgtttatttgcttATATCTCTCTAGGCAAAGACTCTTTTTATCAGCAACACAGACTGCACCTCTGATGTCATTAGCACAGCACTGCAACTGTTTGGTCTTTCGGTATGTTAAAACTGCATAACAATTACTAACTAATTCACTCACTAACTATATTGAATGAATTAATggattttacaatttatttttattttactgattgATTGCTTTTGTCTTTGTTCACAGGGTGGAGTAAAAGATTACAAGTTGTGGGTGTGTTCAAAACAAGATGAAACTCCATACCCTTTAATTGGTAATAGTTTTAATCAGTATTTCTCACATCATCAAAGCAATCAAACATTTAACATGTGAATGAACAGATTAAAGTACTGTGGTATAATCTGATACTTTCCCTGCACAGTAGCTTTTTTAAAGGGCTTTTGTTCCACCAGGTCATGAGTGTCCTTACAGCATTAAGATGAGCCACATTCGCCTGCTGCAGCAAGAGGCAGTGACATCATCCTACAGCCAGATGGCGCTTTTTGCCAATTGATGCTCACTGTCAGTTCTTCCTGAGGCCCAGTCAAATAAACAGCACCTTCACAGGTGAGAGATGTCTATTTTCAGAATACTACCAAACTACTCCTTCGTGCTCGTTTTTGTAtgcattaaataatcaaatatttttcttaccgaaaacaataatattttttattttacttccgTGATGATATTCCTTGCATTCTACATTTCACAGACTGTACAGTTATTTGTACGTAAAGCCCACACCTAtatcaaaacataaacacacacacaaaataaataatgaatataaagcCATATACAGTATTCtacaaatacatactgtatagaaATGATTTGGTTTGAAATCAACATGTTTCTCACCCCAGTTCTTCTGGCACTCAAATCTCACCCACCCCAAcaactaacacacatacacaacatctTGAAATgttgcctctttttttttatcctgttggCCTCTCTTGCATGCATTTATCCTTGCAGAACAGaaaagcaggaggaagaggatgtCTCTTATTAGCTGGGCTTTTTAAACGAAGCTTCAGCATTGAACAGCTGTCCGATCCGAATCTCCTGGCCCAACTATAACACAAGCTTCTGGACATCTGTTTGGTCGACCACTCAGTGATGTAATAAAAGACAATACCCTGCCATCACCCATTGTGGTAGGTTAAAAAGATAATTTGTTCTGTATTTGAGTTTGACACTTTTGATCATAACATTCTTCAAGAGAGActgaaaactgggtcgggctttctagGATGGtcctcaaatggttcaggtcatacttagaagggagaggttattatgtgagtataggagagcataggTCTAAGTGGACATCAATGACATACGGaatcccacaaggctcaattcttgcaccgctcttgtttagcctgtacatGCTCCCACTAAgccaaataatgagaaagaaccaaatttcCTATCACAgctatatgctgatgatacttgaTTTACCTTACCTtatccaaatgactacagccccagtgacttcctctgccaatgcattgatgaagttaacagttggatgtgccaaaatgttcttcagttaaacaaggagaaAACTGAAGTCATTACATTTGGAAACATAGATGAAGTTCTCTATGAGCAATGGCTCCCTAAATATATAAACCAACAAACAACTCAGATTATgacaagtcagttagaaatacaaGGGTTCACCCAAAACAAGGGGAATCCGCTTTTAGCTATTATGCcgcccacagttggaatcagctttttTGAAGAGATCAGGGGCtgtatttcccaaaagcatcataagcctAAGTTGATCGTAACTCCATTGGTTTCAATGAGtctacgatgcttttgggaacaCAGCGCAGATGTGCCAAAACATTAGCCACATTTAAATCCatactcaaaacttatctgtttagctgtgcatttattggaTTGGCACTGTGCTAAATCGgaactgaatgcactgtattttatgtataatcgtttctattcttaactgtttaattcatttcaagatattttttttataattttaaaaggttttgtaaattccttgttttattgttgttattgttttatgaTCATTTGAATTCCTTTTATGTAGGCtaatgcactttgaattaccattgtgtatgaaatgtgctatataaataactTGCTTGCCTTGATTACTTTATGAACTTCATCACAATGAGAAGATTTACGGAAGCAGCGTAATATTATGTTTAAGACTGTTATATTTATGTCAATTAAAAGATGTATAATTCTTTGCATAATTAAATGTCGAAAAAACACCTTAAAACATTTGTATTCCTTTatgaaaagtttaaaatatatactaatatagtataaaaatatgaataactatGATATTACCAATAGTCAATTGCAGTCAAACCACctcgttttttgtttttgaaggggACATGGCTGAAGTGTTTGTGCAGTGAAGGGGCCGTGACGCGTGGGATATTCCGGCGATCTGCTGGAGTGAAGGCCTGCCGGAATTGAGGGAAAACTAGATTCTGGTCACTATGAAGAGCCACTCAGTGGAGAACCTGTACTTGTCACTGCTTCAGTGTTCAAGGTGACTGTAGATATTTATGTATGTGCACTCTTCAAAAAGTTTTAGGGTCTGTAAAAGTATCACAGCAATGTTTTCGAAAGAAGTagcttattctcaccaaggctgattaaaaatacagttgaaacacaaatattatgaaataacacttttatatttgaatattatttgtgaaatgtaacttattcctgataatggcaaagatgaattttcatgatctttcagaaatcattctaatatgcttttatatacattataaatgtctctactcccacacttttaatttaatgctccttacttaataaaagtataaatattataaaaaaaaataaaaaaaaatacaaacattgaCACCACACTATTGAACGGTAGTGTAAGTCAAGATCAAACATCTGTATCATGATGACTTGTTCTcacatttgtgtttttgattGGCAGGAATTCTTACGCAATATACCGGGCAGCCTATTGTGTGAGGAGCTCTATGAGCAATGGCTCCAAGCAGTGGAGCAGGATGGTGAAAGAAATGGACAAATGACAGAGAGAAACCTGCTACAAGAAGTTCAGAGGTAAAGTCAGTTACGCTCTGATTAGTTTATCTGGTTTTGTATTTCTAGTTAATAAAGACGGATAAAACCTTGATAAGGATGGATCAAGGCTATGATATTACTGCACACCTTAAGCAGATTTAGGTTTAGCAGCCAATGTCCTTTAGCTTTATGAGTTATATAATCATGAAGACCGATAACTTAGATATGGTGATTCTGCCCATATTCACAGGCTTGTTCAGCTTTTACCTAAAG contains:
- the LOC113098041 gene encoding rho GTPase-activating protein 20-like; this translates as MGPYEAGLQKRSRTKSCGEYQHSSKTFSQRRQSAPSVILSKALTKSKSVARDCTSQVSQDIFALIQSLLSPTRKLICQGNVVLQTGLQNQDRFLILFNDLLIITKAKSVMQVKQKKCVRVSEMWTASCVDEVCEASTASERSFVMGWPTYNCVATFSTSEEKDRWLPLIESCIQEEKKSDDPKMIPLKIFAKDVGNCAYAKTLFISNTDCTSDVISTALQLFGLSGGVKDYKLWVCSKQDETPYPLIGHECPYSIKMSHIRLLQQEAVTSSYSQMALFAN